A window of Streptomyces sp. Je 1-332 genomic DNA:
GCCAGGTGGCCGGGCCGCCCCGGGTGAGGCCGCCTCCGGTGGCCATGACCTTGATGACGTCCGCGCCGAGCTCGGCATTGCGCCGGACCAGGGCGCGGATCTCGCTCTCGCCCTCGACCTCACCGCCCAGGAACCAGCAGTGGCCGCCTTTCGTGGTCAGCGGCGTCGTGGCGGCGACGATCCGCGGGCCGGGCACCCGGGACGCGGCGATCTCCTCGCGCAGCCGCAGCGTGAGACGGCCCCGGTCACCCAGATCGCGCACCGTGGTGACGCCGCTGCGCAGGAACTGCAGCGCCCTCTCCTCCATGGCCGCCATGAGGGTGGTGTCGCTGTGCGCGTCCAGGACCGCGACGGGGTCCTTGCTCGCGTCGAAGACCAGGTGGACATGTGCGTCGATGAGGCCGGGCAACACCGTGGCGTCGGGCAGTGCGTACTGCCGCGACACGCCGTGCGCCAAGGGCTCGACCTCGGCCCGGGCACCCGCGGCGACGATGCCGGCGCCCTCCGTCAGTACGGCTCCGTCTGTGACGCACTGGCCACGCGGCCCGGTCAGAACCCGCCCTGCCAAGATCAGCGTCTGGCTCATCTCTGCCTTCCCGCAGTGGAGTTGGAGGTGCCGGAGGTGGTGCCGGCCTCCATCGTCCGTCATGAGAGGGCAGAAAGTCCGTCGCGGGAGAGCGGGACGTCTGTCGTACGAGGGCGGGGCGGGATGTTCGCGCGGCGTCCCGCGGGTACCCATAGCCTGGGCCGAGTGCCCGCGCAGGACGTCGCAGTATGGCGCGGTATGTCTCAGTACGTCGCAACGTCGCAGTACGTCGCAGGACGGAGGTCAGGGTCTGATGAGCACGGAAGTCACGGTCCTCCTTGTGGCCGGCGCGGTCGTGGTGGCCGCGACGCTCGCGGTCGCGGTCGCGGTGCTCGTACGCCTGGTGCGCACGCGCCGCACGTTGCGTGCGGCGGGACTGCCGGTCGAGCGCCAGTGGGTGTTCTGGGGCGCTGTCGCCTATCTCGTCCTGCCGGCGGATCTGCTGCCGGACCCGGTCTTTCTCGATGACATCGGTGTACTCGTGCTCGCGCTGCGGTCCATGAAGTCGGCGAATTCAGGCGTCGGGGGGCGTGGGGCGCAGTAGGGGGCGGCGCAGGTGCCGGGCCTTCGTGAGCAGGATGTGCATGCGTTCGGTCACCTGGGCGACGTCCTCGACGGGCTCGTCGAAGTCGAGCCGGACGTCCGCCTGGCTGCGAGCCTTCTCCAGGCGCAGCGTGAGCGCGTAACGGTCGATGGCGACCGGGCGCACCCGGACCACGCCGTGCAGGCTGTCCGCGCACACGAGCCGGGTCAGCTGCTCGACGGCGTCCTCGTGCGCGTCGGCGAGATGGGTGAGCAGGCGCGCCTCGGCCTCGGCCAGCGGATCGGGCGCGGCCAGGGCGAGTTCGTCGAGGTCGATGCCGACGCGGCCCCCGGCGGAGTCGTGCAGCACGGCACATGTCGGCGCGAAGATGAACCCCTCCCCGTCGGGTACCAACGACCCGGAGAGCCAGAGCCGGGCCCGGATCCGGTCCCTGACGGGTACGGGGGCGACGTCGGCGAACTCCACGAGGGTGGACGGTTCGCCGCGGGGCGCGCAGATCATCGCGGTGGCCAGCGCGCTGTCGGGGGGCGGGGTCAGCAGGAGGATGCCCTCCGGCGTGACGCTGTGCGCGCCGACGAGTTCATCTTTGCCGATCTCCGTGGTCACCGCGCAGGACCACGCGGTGGTGAGCAGTGAGCGAGCGCGTGCCGCTGCAGTGGGCACGGTCGTGCTGGCGTGACGGACACCCATCCTTCAACCTCCATTAGGTAAGCCTTGCCTAACTTATCGGAGATCGCGGAACAGGGCCAGTACGCGAAAGGCCCCGCGCGGTGAACCACGCGGGGCCGGTCGGGAGCGCCGGGCAGAGCCCCGGTCGCGTACGTCATTTGGTGCGGTCAGTGGCCGCGGGCGATCCACTCCTCCAGGTGCGGCGCCTCCTCGGCCACGCTCGTGCTGTCGCCGTGCCCGGTCCGCACCGCCGTCCCCGACGGCAGGGTCAGGAGACGGTCCCTGATCGATTCGATGATGGTCGGGAAGTCGCTGAACGACCGGCCCGTCGCTCCAGGACCGCCCGCGAAGAGCGTGTCGCCGGTGAAGACGGTGCCCAGGGCGGGCACATGGAGACTGACGGCGCCCAGGCAGTGGCCCGGGGTGTGCAGGACCTTCAACGTCACGCCCGCCACCACGATCTCCTGCCCGTCCGCCAGCTCGCCGTCGGGGGCGCGGTCGGGGTGGGTCTGCTTCCACAGCTCCGCGTCGGCGGGGTGGAGCAGGATCGGCGCGCCGGTGCGGGCCGCGAGCGCCGGGGCGGCGTCGATGTGGTCGTCGTGGGCGTGCGTGCACACGATCGCGACGACGCGGCGCTCGCCGACGGCCGCCGCGATGGCGTCCGCGTCGTGGGCCGCGTCGATGACGACGACCTCACTGTCGTCCCCCACGATCCACACGTTGTTGTCGACGTCCCAGGTGCCTCCGTCGAGGGAGAACGTGCCCGATGTGACCAAGTGGTCGATGCGCGCCGCCATCAGAGGACCACCACCGAACGCAGGACGTCCCCATGGTGCATGCGCTCGAAGGCCTTTTCCACGTCTTCCAGGGCGATGGTCTCCGTGACGAACGCGTCCAGGTCGAGTCGCCCCTGCTGGTAGAGGTCGATGAGCATCGGGAAGTCGCGTGAGGGCAGACAGTCCCCGTACCAGCTCGACTTCAGCGCGCCGCCGCGCCCGAAGACGTCGAGCAGCGGCAGATCGATGCGCATCTCCGGTGTCGGCACGCCGACCAGGACGACCGTGCCCGCCAAGTCGCGGGCGTAGAAGGCCTGTTCATAGGTCTCCGGGCGGCCGACCGCCTCGATGACGACGTCGGCGCCGTTCCCGTCGGTCAGCTCACGGATTGCCTCGACCGGGTCCGCCGAACGGGAGTTGACGGTGTGCGTGGCGCCGAGGCTCTTCGCCGTCTCGAGCTTCTTGTCGTCGATGTCGACGGCGATGATCTTCGCGGCTCCGGCGAGCCGCGCGCCCACGACAGCCGCGTTGCCGACGCCGCCGCAGCCGATGACGGCGACCGAGTCGCCGCGCCCGACGTTGCCGGTGTTGATGGCGGCGCCGATACCGGCCATGACCCCGCAGCCGAGGAGTCCGGCCGCGGCGGGCGACGCGGCGGGGTCGACCTTGGTGCACTGCCCTGCGGCGACGAGGGTCTTCTCCGCGAAAGCGCCGATGCCGAGCGCGGGCGAGAGCTCCGTGCCGTCCGTGAGGGTCATCTTCTGCTTCGCGTTGTGCGTGGCGAAGCAGTACTGGGGGCGGCCGCGCAGGCAGGCGCGGCACTGGCCGCACACCGCACGCCAGTTGAGGATCACGAAGTCGCCGGGCGCGACCTCCGTGACACCGTCGCCGACCGACTCCACGACGCCCGCCGCCTCGTGGCCGAGGAGGAAGGGGAAGTCGTCGTTGATGCCGCCCTCGCGGTAGTGCAGGTCGGTATGACAGACCCCGCAGGCCTGCACCTTCACCACGGCTTCCCCGGGCCCCGGGTCCGGCACGACGATCGTCTCGATCCGTACCGGCTCGCCCTTCGCGCGCGCGATCACGCCCTGTACCTGCTGCGCCATGAGGTCAGCCCTTCTTTCTTCCGGCGTTGCGTACTCGTCCGGCATCGCGTCTTTCCTCCCGCATCCTCACATCCGGAGCCCGCTCGCGACGACCCCGGACGCACGAGTTCCGATCACCGGTTTCGAGCTCCTTCCCTGATCCGCGGGGATGCGCCCGCGCGCCGCCGCCTAGGGTGGGCGCGTGCCCGATCTCGCCGCTCAGGCCCTGCTTCCGGTCAACGCGACGCTCGGTGTGGTGCTTTTCGTCCTGGTGCTCGCTGCGGCGGCGACGGCCGCCGTGTTCCGCCTCTCCCCCGACGGTTCGCGCGGCAGGGCGCGGGAGATCCTCGTGGCCGGGGCGCGGGCGGCCGTGCAGCTGGGCGTGGTGTCCCTGGTGATCGGCTGGGTCATCCACCACGTCGCGGCGCTCTTCGCCTTCCTGCTCCTGATGTTCGCGGTCGCCGCGCGTACGGCGGGGCGCCGCGTCACCGCCAACGGCACCTGGTGGTGGGCGGCGCTGCCGATCGCGGGCCCCGTCGTCCCGGTGGTGGCGGGCCTGACCCTGACCGGTCTGCTGCCGGTGAACGGCATCGCCATGATCCCCGTGACGGGCATCCTCATCGGCGGCGCGCTCACCGCGACGGTACTCGGCGGGCGCAGGGCTCTCGACGAACTCCGGTCCCGCAGAGGCGAGTTCGAGGCGGGCCTGGCCCTTGGACTGCAGGCCAGGGACGCCCGCCTGGAGGTGATCCGCCCCGCCGCGTCGGACGCCCTGCTGCCCGGCCTCGACCAGACCCGCACGGTGGGCCTTGTCACGCTGCCCGGCGCCTTCGTCGGCATGCTCCTGGGCGGCGCGTCACCGGTCCTCGCGGGCGCGGTGCAGCTGTTCGTGCTGATCGCCCTGATGGCGGTCCAGGCGATCGCGGTGGCCACGACGGTGGAGCTGGTCGCCCGCGGACACCTGAACCGGACGGGACCGTAGTGATCGGCGCGGCCCCGTGAGCGTAGGCTCCGGAGCATGTCTGTCTACGAAGATGCAGAGCTCGGCGCCCTCCAGGGCGGCCCGGCGAACCTGGGCCAGTACCTCGGCAAGGCCGTCCTGATCGTCAACGTCGCCTCCAAGTGCGGACTCACCCCGCAGTACGCGGGCCTCGAGCGCCTCCACGAGAAGTACGCGCCCCGCGGGTTCACCGTCCTCGGCGTGCCCTGCAACCAGTTCATGGGCCAGGAGCCCGGTACGTCGGACGAGATCGCCGAGTTCTGTTCGGCGACGTACGGCGTGACCTTCCCGATGACGGAGAAGGTCGACGTGAACGGCGACGACCGGCACGCGCTGTACCGAAAGCTCGTGGACACGGCGGACGCCGAGGGGCACACCGGCGACATCCGCTGGAACTTCGAGAAGTTCCTCGTCGGTGCGGACGGCGACGTGGTGGCACGTTTCGCCCCGCAGACCGAGCCGGACGCTCCCGAGGTCGTCACCGCGATCGAGGCGAACCTTCCGAAGTAACCCGGGCGCACGGCGCACCTAGGGGGGCAAGGGGCCTCAGGCCGGCTCCCCGACTCCCCTGGTGCGCGGCCTCATCCGTACGTCTTCTTCCAGCGCACCCGATGCCGTACGTCGCCCTGGCCCGCGTCACTGACGCCGAGCAGCGCTCCGAGCGTGGCCCCGCTGTTCCACAGACCCATGTGGTCGCGGTGCAGGGTGGCGATGCCGTGCTCCGCCGCGAAGGCGTGCGCCGGGCGGCTGAAGCGCGCGGTCGTCACACAGATCGCCACGTCGGCCCCGAAGTGCACGCGGGAGCCCAGGAGATCGCGCAGGTCGCGTGCGGCGACGGCGCGGCTCGGCGCGTACCGCTTGCATTGGATGATCACGGTGCGGTTGTCGGGGAGCCGCCCGGCCACGTCCACGCCGTTGTCCCCCGCCCCGCCCACCCTGCGTACGTCGGTGCACCCGTCCCTGCGGCACAGCCCGGCGACCATCTCCTCGAACTCGGTGCCGGTCATCGCGTCCGCCCGTGTCAGGGACCGGTGGCCCGCCCGGACCGCGTCCTCCTTCCGCCAGGCGCGATCACGGTCGCGGGCCACCCGGTCCGTGCGCCACAGCCACCACAGCACGGACCCGAGCAGGCCGAGGATCAAGACACCTGCCACGTAAGGCCGCAGCGGCGACCAGATCAGCATCAACTGCAGGAGCAGCACGGCGCCGCACACCGCCCACGGCTTCCACGTCGTCCCGCGCCGCTTGCGCGCCGCCGTGCGCCGTCCCCGTCGAGCGGTCATCAGGGCCCCCTCCACCGTCCTTGCCAGCAGTGTGGGCGCGGACGGCCGGGTTCGGAAGGTCCCGCGCACACCCGGCCGCCGACCACCCCGTACATCCAGCCGGACCAAGCTGACCTGCGGTCTTCGGGTGGCGCTCGTACGGTGACTGAATGGTCATCAGGTACCTCCCGCGCTCCTCATCCGTCCGCACCGCGGCCCTCGCGGCAGCCGCTCTGGTCCTCCTGCCCACACCCGTCGCCGTGGCCGTCGAGGAGCCCACGCCGCCCAAGCCGGGGCCTGCCTACTCCTCGAACCTCCTCGACCGTCCTGGCGTCCAGGTCCGGCCGAATTCCGGCGCCCCTGCCGTGCCGCGCGACGTCTCGGCGCTGTCCTGGCTGGTGGCCGACGCCCGTTCGGGCGAAGTGCTCGCCGCCCACAACGCGCACCGCCAACTGCCGCCCGCCTCCACCCTGAAGTCGCTCTTCGCTCTCACGGCTCTGCCCCGTCTGGACGCCGTCGCCCGCCACCGGGTCACGCAGAGTGAGCTCTCCGAGGTCGGGGACGGCAGCAGCCTCGTGGGGGTCGAGGCGGGGCGCAGCTACACCGTCGCCGACCTGTGGCGTGGTGTCTTCCTCAGCTCCGGGAACGACGCCGTGCACGTGCTGGCGAAGCTCAACGGCGGCTGGCAGGAGACCGTCAGTCAGATGCGCTCCAAGGCCCGCGCGTTGGGCGCCCACGACACCCATGTGGTCTCTCCCGACGGATATGACGCGGCGGGTCAGGTGTCGTCGGCGTACGACCTGGCGGTGTTCGGCCGGGCGGGGCTCGCGGACCCGCAGTTCGCCCGCTACTGCTCGACATCGCTCGCCAAGTTCCCGCACGGCAACTGGTCCTACCCCATCCAGAACACCAATCGGCTCCTCACCGGAGCCGACGGCGTCGCCCCCTACCCCGGGCTGCTCGGCATCAAGAACGGCTACACGAGCCACGCGGGCAACACCCTGATCAGCGCGGCGCAGCGGGGCGGACGCACCCTCGTCGTGTCGGTGATGAACCCTCAGGCCGAGGGCGGCTACCGCGTGTACGAGGAGACCAGGGCGCTGCTCGACTGGGGCTTCAAGGCGGCGGGGCACGTCAGGCCGGTGGGTTCGCTCATTCCCGAGAGCGAGAGGCGGGGTACGGCGCAGGGTCCCACGCCCGGCGCCGAGTCCGCCGCCCACTCGACGGCCGCGGACGGCTCGTTCTGGACGGTGGTCCTTTCCCTGGCCGCGGGGGCCGCCGCCCTGGTGGCGGGTGGGGTGGTGGTGACGCGGCGGCGGCGTTCGGCCCAGGCCCAGGCCCACGGTGTCCCGGGGCAGGAGGGGTGACCGCAGATGCCCCCGGACCCGGTCAGACCCCGCCGAGCAGGCGGGCGAGGTCCAGGTCGAGGCCCGCGGCCTCGCCTCCCGCCGCCACGAGGGCGTACGTACGGAGCAGGAACCGTCGCAGCACGGCTCTGTCGAACTGCACCAGGGCCAGTCCCCGCGGCGCGTGGAACTCGAGAACCGTGCGCGCCCGCCCGCACGGCCAGATGTGGACGTCGCCGCCGCCCGCGGGGGCGCGCAGCCCCTCCGCGAGGAGCTGACGGGCGAAGATCCAGGTGACTTCCGCGCCGTCGAGGGAGGCCTCCGGAGGGAAGGCGATCTGGACGGCCAGGGGGTCGGCGGCCGCGTAGCGCAGGGTCACGGGAACCGGGCGCTCGCGCCCTTCGGGGGTGATCAGGCGGGCGCGGGCGGGCTGCTCAAGGGTGACGGCCATGATCGGACTCCTGTTCCGGCGCAGCTGCCGCTGCTCGCACTGCTTTCTTCCGTGCCTGTTCGAGTCCGAAGCGCGGTGGTTTATTACGCGTTGCGCGGGATGAATAATGTGATCTGCGCCACTCCTACCTGGCCGGGACGCCGGACGGGGTCAGACGGCGGGCCACGCGCGCCTGAGGGAGACGGGCCACGCGCGCCTGAGGGAGGCGGGTGCCTGCCCGGTTTGGGGACGGGCCGGGACCGGGGAAAGGAAACCGCATGCTCCTAGCCCGCCTGGCCCACGTATCCGCCGCCGTGGCCACCACCCCCGCCCGGTCGCAGAAGATCACCCTCCTCGCCGATCTGTTCCGCGCGGCCGCCCCGGCCGACGCCCCCATCGTCATTCCCTACCTCGCCGGCCGCCTCCCGCAGGGGAGGCTGGGTATCGGGTGGAGCCTCCTGAAGGAGTCGCCACCGCCCGCCACCGAGCCCACCCTCACCGTCCAGGACACGGACCGCGCCCTGACAGCCATCGGTGCCGTCTCCGGGCAGGGGTCACAGGGCGAGCGCAGGCGGCTGGTGCGGGAGCTGATGGGCGCGGCCACCGGGGAAGAGCAGCGGTTCCTCGTCGGGCTGCTGACCGGGGAGGTGCGCCAGGGCGCGCTCGACGCCATCGCCGTGGAGGGCCTCGCCCGCGCCACGGAGGCCCCGCCGGCCGCGGTGCGCCGCGCGGTGATGCTGGCGGGGGCGGTGACTCCGGTCGCCGAGGCCCTGCTCGCGAGGGGGCCGGGCGCGGTGGACGAGTTCCGGCTCAGCGTGGGGCGGCCCGTGCTTCCCATGCTCGCGCACGGCGCCGGCTCCGTCACCGAAGGCGTCGGCAAGCTGGGCGGGCCGTGTGCCGTCGAGGAGAAGCTCGACGGCATCCGCGTCCAGGTGCACCGCGACGGGGACGACGTCCGCGTCTACACCCGCACCCTCGACGACATCACCGACCGCCTGCCCGAACTCACCGAGGCTGCACGGGAACTGGCGGGCGAGACCTTCATCCTCGACGGTGAGGTCATCGCACTCGACGGCGACGGCAGACCCCGCCCCTTCCAGGAGATCGCCGGACGCGTCGGCTCCCGTGTCGACGTCACCACCGCGGCCGCCGCACTCCCCGTCTCCCCCGTCTTCTTCGACGTCCTGTACGCCGGAGGGCAGGATCTGCTCGACCTGCCGTTCGCCGAGCGGCACACCCACCTGGCGCGACTCGTCCCAGAGCCGATGCGGGTGCGGCGCACCGTCGTCACGGACCCCGCCGACGCGACGGAACTCGGCGCCGCGGAGGAGTTCTTCGCCGACACGCTGCGCCGCGGTCACGAAGGCGTGGTGCTCAAGGCCCTGGACGCGCCGTACATCGCCGGGCGTCGCGGCGCGAGCTGGCTGAAGGTCAAGCCGGTGCACACCCTGGACCTCGTGGTCCTGGCCGCCGAGTGGGGGCACGGGCGGCGGACCGGCAAGCTCTCCAACCTCCACCTGGGTGCCCGGCGCGAGGACGGGACGTTCGCCATGCTGGGCAAGACCTTCAAGGGCATGACCGACGTGATGCTCGCCTGGCAGACCGAACGGCTGCGTGAGCTCGCCGTCAGCGACGACGGCTTCGTCGTGACCGTACGGCCGGAGCTCGTCGTCGAGATCGCGTACGACGGGCTGCAGAAGTCCACGCGCTATCCGGCCGGCGTCACGCTGCGCTTCGCCCGGGTCCTGCGCTATCGCGAGGACAAGTCGCCCGCGGAAGCCGATTCCGTCGAGACGGTACTGGCGGAGCGTCAGCCCTAGAGCGGGAACGTCTGCGCTGGACCCGGAGCAGGGACCTATACCACCAAGTTCTGGCAAAGAACGGGCCGATAGGGTGACCTTAACGCCGTATTGACGCCCAGCAGCAACTAGGGGATGAGCTGTGTCCGCTTCCCGTCTCAGCCAGACGCCACTTCCAGGCATCGGAATCCGGTACGACCTGACCACCCGAGAACACCGCAGGGTCTCGGTCGTCGCGCACCGGGACGGCGCGCGCACCCTCAGCGCCTACCGGGCCGACGACCCCGACGAGTGCGCGCTCTCGCTGCGGCTGAGCTCGGGTGAGGCGGACGCGCTGATCGACGCGCTGATGCCCTCGCACCACAGCCCGAACCTCCTGCACACCACGGACCTCGGTCTGGTCGCCGAGCGCATCGAGGTGGCCGGCACCTCGCACTGGAACGGGCGGTTGCTCGGCGAGACCCAGATGCGCACCGAGACCGGCGCGTCCATCGTGGCCGTGCTGCGCAGGGCCGAGGCCATTCCGTCCCCCGCGCCGGACTTCCGCATCGCCGGCGGGGACACACTCATCGTGATCGGCACCCGCGAGGGTGTGGAGAGCGCCGCCGCGATACTCGGGCGGGAGTGATCCGGTGCACTCCGCTGTCTTCCTGATCGAATTCGGCGCGATCATCCTCGCGCTCGGGCTGCTCGGCAGATTCGCCGGACGGTTCCGCTTCTCCCCCATCCCCCTCTATCTCCTTGCCGGGCTCGCGTTCGGCGAGGGCGGGCTGCTTCCGCTGGGCGCCAGCGAGGAGTTCGTGGCGATCGGCGCCGAGATCGGCGTCATCCTGCTGTTGCTGATGCTGGGGCTCGAGTACACCGCGAGCGATCTGGTCAGCAATCTCAAGACCCAGTACCCGGCCGGGCTCGTCGACATGGGGCTCAACGCCGTGCCGGGCGCGATCGCCGCGCTCCTGATGGGCTGGGGTCCGGTGGCCGCCGTCGTGCTCGCGGGCGTCACGTGGATCTCCTCGTCCGGCGTCATCGCCAAGGTCCTGAACGACCTGGGCCGCCTCGGCAACCGCGAGACGCCCGTCATCCTCAGCATCCTGGTCCTCGAAGACCTGGCGATGGCCGTCTATCTGCCCATCATCACGGCCCTGTTGGCCGGTGTCGGCTGGGCCGCGGGCAGTCTCACCCTGGGCATCGCGCTCGGGGCCGCCGGTCTGGTGCTGTTCCTCGCCGTGCGCTACGGCCGCGTCATCTCGCGCTTCGTGTCGAGCGACGACCCCGAGAAGCTGCTCCTGGTCGTCCTCGGTCTGACGATCCTGGTCGCCGGGATCGCGCAGCAGCTCCAGGTCTCCGCCGCCGTGGGCGCGTTCCTGGTCGGCATCGCGCTGTCCGGTGAGGTCGCCGAGGGCGCGCACAGCCTCCTCGCGCCGCTGCGGGACCTGTTCGCCGCCGTCTTCTTCGTCTTCTTCGGTCTGCACACCGATCCGGCGAGCATCCCGCCGGTGCTGCTTCCCGCGCTCGTGCTCGCCGTCGTGACGGCGTGCACGAAGATCGCCACGGGGTACTGGGCGGCCCGGCGCGCCAAGATCTCCGTGAAGGGACGGTGGCGGGCGGGCGGCGCGCTTGTGGCCCGCGGCGAGTTCTCGATCGTCATCGCGGGGCTCGCCGTCACCGCGGGCATCGAGCCGTCGCTCGGCCCGCTGGCCACGGCGTACGTCCTGATCCTGGTGATCGTCGGCCCGCTGACCGCACGCTTCGCGCAGCCGGTGGCCGCGCTGGTCAGCGGCGCCGTGTCGCGCCGCAGGGAAGCCACGGCCGCGGTGGCCGTGCCTTCCCCGCGGGATCCGGAGCGGTCCTCGGAGGAGTCGCTCGACGGACAGGGCACGAGCGGTCGGCCCTGACGCCTCGTCTTCGGCCGGGTACGCGATGTCGCGTACCCGGCCGAAGACGAGGCTCATCGGATCCGCGTCTGCCAGTTCGCGCCGTTGCCGACCGCGGCTTCTGGTCCGTCCTCGCGCAGTTCCCCGCGCCCCTTCGGGGCGCTCTCCGGAGGCTTCTACCGCCCCACGGCGTAACCCTGCATCCCCCGCGGGTTGGCCGCAGCCGACAGCACCCCGGTCCGCGGGTCCCGCGCCACCGCGCACAGGCGGCCCTCCGACCAGGGCTCGCCGACCGTCACGTCGTGTCCCCTGCGCCGCAGCTCCTCGATGACCGCCTCGTCCATGCGGGACTCGACCGTGACGCTCCCCGGGCGCATGCCGCGCGGGTAGAAGGAGCCGGGGAAGCTGTCGTTGTGCCAGTTGGGGGCGTCGATGGCGCCCTGGAGGTCGAGTCCACCGCGTACGGAATCGCGCAGCGCCACCGCCAGGAAGAAGTGGACCTGCCACTGGTCCTGCTGGTCTCCGCCGGGCGTACCGAACGCCATCACCGGTACGCCGTCCTTGAGTGCGAGGGACGGGGTCAGGGTGGTGCGCGGGCGGCGGCCCGGCGTGAGGGAGTTGGGCAGGCCCTCCTCCAGCCAGGCCATCTGGAGGCGGGTGCCGAGCGGGAAGCCCAGTTCGGGGACGACCGGGTTGGACTGCAGCCAGCCGCCGCTCGGCGTGGCCGCGACCATGTTGCCCCAGCGGTCGACGATGTCCAGGTGACAGGTGTCGCCGCGGGTCGCGCCGTCCGCCGAGACCGCCGGTTCGCCAGGCACGGGTGAGGTACTGCTCTTGGCCACGGTCGGCTCGCCGGCGCCCGCACCCGGCAGGCCGAGCGCGTCGAAGCCGGGCTCGCCCGCGGCCACGGCGCTCGCGTGGGCGGAGATCTTCGCGGTGCGTCCGCCGGGGCTTCCGGGCCGCAGGTCGTGCGACGCCTTCTCCCCGATGAGTGTCCGCCGCTCCTCGTTGTAGGCCGCGGACAGCAGCTCGGCGACCGGTACCGTCCCGTCGCCCTCCGCGTCGCCGTACCAGGCCTCGCGGTCCGCCATGGCGAGCTTGCAGCCCTCGATCAGCAGGTGGACGTAGTCGGCGGAGCCGTACGCGGGCAGTTCCGCGAGGGTGGCGGGGAGCATGGCCAACTGCTGCAGGAACGCCGGGCCCTGGCTCCAGCCGCCCGCCTTGCACAGCGTCCAGCCGTTCCAGTCGTAGGTCGCGGGGGCTTCGTAGCTCGCCTGCCACCCGGCGAGGTCCGCGGCCGTCAGTGTTCCGGTGTGCCGGCTTCCGCTGGTGTCCATGGTGGGGCGGCCCGCCTGACGTATCAGCGCATCGGCGATGAACCCCTCGCTCCAGATCTTCCGCGCGGCATCGATCTGCTCGACGCGCGATCCCGTACCCGCCTCCTGGATCACGCGGCGCCAGGTCGCGGCGAGCGTGGGGTTGCGCAGGAGTTCGCCGGGGCGCGGGGCATGGCCGTCCGGCAGGTAGATCTCGGCCGACGACGGCCATTCGGTCTCGAAGAGTTCGCGCACCGTCTCGACGGTCTCCCCGACGCGCTCCACGGGAGCGTGCCCGTCCTCGGCGTACCCGATGGCGTACTTGAGGACATCGGCGAGGGACTTGGTGCCGTGATCGCGCAGGAGCAGCATCCACGCGTCGAAGGCGCCCGGTACGGCGGCGGCGAGCGGCCCGGTGCCCGGCACCAGTTCGAGGCCGAGCGAGCGGTAGTGGTCCACGGTCGCTCCGGCCGGCGCGCCGCCCTGCCCGCACAGGACCCGCACCTCCCCGCCGGCGGGGGCCAGGATGATCGGCACCTCGCCCGCCGGGCCGTTGAGGTGGGGCTCGACGACGTGCAGGACGAAGCCGGCGGCCACCGCCGCGTCGTACGCGTTGCCGCCGTCCTCCAGGACGGCCATCGCGGACTGCGAGGCGAGCCAGTGGGTGGAGGACACCATGCCGAAGGTGCCTTGGAGGGTCGGCCTAGTCGTGAACAAGAGTGCTGCTCCTAGCGTGCGGTGCGGGTACTGGGGATCGTACGGAGGCTCGGTGCGGCGGCAGCGTCCGGAGCCGTGCCGTCGTCCGCGACCAGATGGCATGAGACCTGGCGAGGGCCGTCTCCCGGAAGCGTGCACAGCTCCGGCACCTCGATGCGGCAGCGGTCGACGGCCGTTGGGCAGCGCATGTGGAAGGGCGGCGGGGCCAGCGGGCTCGGCAGATCACTGGCAACTTGGGGATGCCCACCCATAGCGCCCTGGTGTGGCGCAGGCACACCGTGGGGTCGGTGTTGTAGATCACGCGTGCCCCCTAGGCTCTTGCCGGGAGACCAAATGCCCCTGACTGAGATCCACGCCGAGTACGTGGCCGAGTTCCTCACCGTCCGGAACAGCATCGAGTCATATCTGTCGGAGACCGATCGGGGCGCCCTGCGCGGCTTCGACGTCGTCGATGGCGACCAAGAGGTGCGGCTGGAGGTCGCCATCGACCTGTACGGCGACACCGCCCGGAGGATGAAATCGGGAACGTACAAGACGTCTGTG
This region includes:
- a CDS encoding SsgA family sporulation/cell division regulator, whose translation is MAVTLEQPARARLITPEGRERPVPVTLRYAAADPLAVQIAFPPEASLDGAEVTWIFARQLLAEGLRAPAGGGDVHIWPCGRARTVLEFHAPRGLALVQFDRAVLRRFLLRTYALVAAGGEAAGLDLDLARLLGGV
- a CDS encoding ATP-dependent DNA ligase, producing the protein MLLARLAHVSAAVATTPARSQKITLLADLFRAAAPADAPIVIPYLAGRLPQGRLGIGWSLLKESPPPATEPTLTVQDTDRALTAIGAVSGQGSQGERRRLVRELMGAATGEEQRFLVGLLTGEVRQGALDAIAVEGLARATEAPPAAVRRAVMLAGAVTPVAEALLARGPGAVDEFRLSVGRPVLPMLAHGAGSVTEGVGKLGGPCAVEEKLDGIRVQVHRDGDDVRVYTRTLDDITDRLPELTEAARELAGETFILDGEVIALDGDGRPRPFQEIAGRVGSRVDVTTAAAALPVSPVFFDVLYAGGQDLLDLPFAERHTHLARLVPEPMRVRRTVVTDPADATELGAAEEFFADTLRRGHEGVVLKALDAPYIAGRRGASWLKVKPVHTLDLVVLAAEWGHGRRTGKLSNLHLGARREDGTFAMLGKTFKGMTDVMLAWQTERLRELAVSDDGFVVTVRPELVVEIAYDGLQKSTRYPAGVTLRFARVLRYREDKSPAEADSVETVLAERQP
- a CDS encoding TrkA C-terminal domain-containing protein codes for the protein MSASRLSQTPLPGIGIRYDLTTREHRRVSVVAHRDGARTLSAYRADDPDECALSLRLSSGEADALIDALMPSHHSPNLLHTTDLGLVAERIEVAGTSHWNGRLLGETQMRTETGASIVAVLRRAEAIPSPAPDFRIAGGDTLIVIGTREGVESAAAILGRE
- a CDS encoding cation:proton antiporter, which translates into the protein MHSAVFLIEFGAIILALGLLGRFAGRFRFSPIPLYLLAGLAFGEGGLLPLGASEEFVAIGAEIGVILLLLMLGLEYTASDLVSNLKTQYPAGLVDMGLNAVPGAIAALLMGWGPVAAVVLAGVTWISSSGVIAKVLNDLGRLGNRETPVILSILVLEDLAMAVYLPIITALLAGVGWAAGSLTLGIALGAAGLVLFLAVRYGRVISRFVSSDDPEKLLLVVLGLTILVAGIAQQLQVSAAVGAFLVGIALSGEVAEGAHSLLAPLRDLFAAVFFVFFGLHTDPASIPPVLLPALVLAVVTACTKIATGYWAARRAKISVKGRWRAGGALVARGEFSIVIAGLAVTAGIEPSLGPLATAYVLILVIVGPLTARFAQPVAALVSGAVSRRREATAAVAVPSPRDPERSSEESLDGQGTSGRP
- a CDS encoding gamma-glutamyltransferase, whose translation is MFTTRPTLQGTFGMVSSTHWLASQSAMAVLEDGGNAYDAAVAAGFVLHVVEPHLNGPAGEVPIILAPAGGEVRVLCGQGGAPAGATVDHYRSLGLELVPGTGPLAAAVPGAFDAWMLLLRDHGTKSLADVLKYAIGYAEDGHAPVERVGETVETVRELFETEWPSSAEIYLPDGHAPRPGELLRNPTLAATWRRVIQEAGTGSRVEQIDAARKIWSEGFIADALIRQAGRPTMDTSGSRHTGTLTAADLAGWQASYEAPATYDWNGWTLCKAGGWSQGPAFLQQLAMLPATLAELPAYGSADYVHLLIEGCKLAMADREAWYGDAEGDGTVPVAELLSAAYNEERRTLIGEKASHDLRPGSPGGRTAKISAHASAVAAGEPGFDALGLPGAGAGEPTVAKSSTSPVPGEPAVSADGATRGDTCHLDIVDRWGNMVAATPSGGWLQSNPVVPELGFPLGTRLQMAWLEEGLPNSLTPGRRPRTTLTPSLALKDGVPVMAFGTPGGDQQDQWQVHFFLAVALRDSVRGGLDLQGAIDAPNWHNDSFPGSFYPRGMRPGSVTVESRMDEAVIEELRRRGHDVTVGEPWSEGRLCAVARDPRTGVLSAAANPRGMQGYAVGR